In Janthinobacterium sp. J1-1, a single genomic region encodes these proteins:
- the sucC gene encoding ADP-forming succinate--CoA ligase subunit beta: MKIHEYQAKEILRQFGVTVPRGIPCMSVDEAVKAAETLGGPVWVVKAQIHAGGRGKGGGVKVAKSIEQVKEYADQIMGMQLITHQTSAEGQKVNRLLVEEGADIKQELYVSLVTDRVTQKIVLMASSEGGMDIEEVAESHPEKIHHVTIEPSVGLTDAQADDIATKIGVPAGSIADARVNLQGLYKAYWETDCSLAEINPLIVTGSGKVIALDAKFNFDPNALFRHPEIIALRDLDEEDPAEIEASKFDLAYISLDGNIGCLVNGAGLAMATMDTIKLFGGEPANFLDVGGGATAEKVTEAFKIMLKNPGLKAILVNIFGGIMRCDVIAEGVIAAVKAVSLNVPLVVRMKGTNEDLGKKMLADSGLPIIAADTMEDAAKSVVAAAAGQA; the protein is encoded by the coding sequence ATGAAAATCCATGAGTATCAAGCCAAAGAAATCCTCCGGCAATTCGGAGTGACGGTACCACGCGGTATTCCGTGCATGTCCGTCGACGAGGCAGTCAAGGCTGCGGAAACCCTGGGCGGCCCGGTATGGGTCGTCAAGGCACAGATCCACGCAGGTGGCCGCGGCAAGGGCGGCGGCGTGAAAGTGGCGAAATCGATCGAACAGGTCAAGGAATACGCCGACCAGATCATGGGCATGCAGCTGATCACGCACCAGACCAGCGCCGAAGGCCAGAAAGTCAACCGCCTGCTGGTGGAAGAAGGCGCCGACATCAAACAGGAACTGTACGTTTCGCTGGTCACCGACCGCGTGACCCAGAAAATCGTCCTGATGGCATCGTCCGAAGGCGGCATGGACATCGAAGAAGTGGCCGAGAGCCACCCTGAGAAGATCCATCACGTCACCATCGAGCCAAGCGTTGGCCTGACCGATGCCCAGGCAGACGACATCGCCACCAAAATCGGCGTGCCTGCCGGTTCGATCGCCGACGCCCGCGTCAACCTGCAAGGCCTGTACAAAGCCTACTGGGAAACCGACTGCTCGCTGGCCGAGATCAACCCGCTGATCGTCACCGGCAGCGGCAAGGTCATCGCCCTGGACGCCAAGTTCAACTTCGACCCGAACGCCCTGTTCCGTCATCCGGAAATCATCGCCCTGCGCGACCTGGACGAAGAAGATCCAGCTGAAATCGAAGCGTCGAAATTCGACCTGGCCTACATCTCGCTCGACGGCAACATCGGCTGCCTGGTGAACGGCGCCGGCCTGGCCATGGCCACCATGGACACCATCAAACTGTTCGGCGGCGAGCCAGCCAACTTCCTGGACGTCGGCGGCGGCGCCACGGCGGAAAAAGTGACCGAAGCGTTCAAGATCATGCTGAAAAACCCAGGCCTGAAAGCCATCCTGGTGAACATTTTCGGCGGCATCATGCGTTGCGACGTGATCGCCGAAGGCGTCATTGCCGCGGTGAAAGCCGTCTCGCTGAACGTACCGCTGGTGGTGCGCATGAAGGGCACCAACGAAGATCTGGGCAAAAAGATGCTGGCCGATTCCGGTCTGCCTATCATCGCAGCCGACACCATGGAAGATGCAGCCAAGAGCGTCGTTGCCGCTGCTGCCGGTCAAGCTTAA
- a CDS encoding flagellar brake protein gives MTDKETAMEAKLEQFEFDAMNLQVGGRIQFITHRGIKPVRHFSTLIGYLRDEYLIVKTPQENGKAIVLDEGDKLTIRVFSGVSVCSFACSVLRVFGRPLHYLHLSFPDIINGTSLRGAMRVKVELLAQLMCRDQPEVPVCIVNLSVSGALIESPGMLTPDDSGVTLVFTLLAPPYQQPLRIATRARIQNVSMGKSTSAIVGGQDDVYTYGLQFIDLESAHYTLLQNLIYEALITDRQKIV, from the coding sequence ATGACAGACAAGGAGACCGCGATGGAAGCCAAGCTCGAACAATTCGAATTCGATGCGATGAACCTGCAGGTCGGTGGCCGCATCCAGTTCATCACGCATCGCGGCATCAAGCCGGTGCGGCATTTTTCCACCTTGATCGGCTATCTGCGCGATGAATACCTGATCGTCAAGACACCGCAGGAAAACGGCAAGGCCATCGTGCTCGACGAGGGTGACAAGCTGACCATCCGCGTGTTTTCGGGTGTCAGCGTGTGTTCGTTTGCCTGCAGCGTGCTGCGCGTGTTTGGCCGGCCGCTGCATTACCTGCATCTGAGCTTTCCGGACATCATCAACGGCACCAGCTTGCGCGGGGCGATGCGGGTCAAGGTGGAACTGCTGGCGCAACTGATGTGCCGCGACCAGCCCGAAGTGCCCGTATGTATCGTCAATCTCAGTGTGTCCGGTGCGCTGATCGAGTCGCCCGGCATGCTGACACCCGACGACAGCGGCGTGACCCTGGTATTTACCCTGCTGGCGCCGCCGTACCAGCAGCCGCTGCGCATCGCAACGCGGGCCCGCATCCAGAATGTCAGCATGGGCAAATCCACCTCCGCCATCGTCGGCGGGCAAGACGATGTCTACACCTATGGCCTGCAATTCATCGACCTGGAATCGGCCCACTATACCTTGCTGCAAAACCTGATTTACGAAGCGCTCATTACCGACCGGCAGAAGATCGTCTGA
- a CDS encoding nuclear transport factor 2 family protein: MKSVKELNGSAAEVEAAFYDALNRADLDALMALWADDEEIVCIHPGGARLIGHAAIRASWEAVLAGGGLHIRPTQLHETHNLMSSVHTVVEGGTASEGTPAHLLATNVYVKTPRGWRIVLHHVSIAPGGAPSDAAGAQILH, translated from the coding sequence ATGAAAAGTGTGAAGGAATTGAATGGCAGCGCCGCCGAAGTCGAAGCGGCTTTCTATGATGCCCTCAACCGCGCCGACCTCGATGCGCTGATGGCGCTGTGGGCCGACGATGAGGAAATCGTCTGCATCCACCCGGGCGGCGCGCGCCTGATCGGCCATGCCGCCATCCGCGCCTCGTGGGAAGCCGTGCTTGCCGGGGGCGGCCTGCATATCCGGCCGACCCAGCTGCATGAAACGCATAACCTGATGAGCTCGGTCCACACGGTGGTCGAGGGCGGCACCGCCAGCGAAGGCACGCCCGCGCATTTGCTGGCCACCAATGTCTACGTGAAAACCCCGCGTGGCTGGCGCATCGTGCTGCACCATGTCTCGATCGCCCCCGGCGGCGCACCATCGGACGCGGCCGGAGCGCAGATCCTGCATTAA
- a CDS encoding zinc-finger domain-containing protein, which yields MTNTTQPAVELDGKDLPAHCPNPAMPLWSSHPRVFLEFDSHGVAKCPYCGTAYTLKPGASAGHH from the coding sequence ATGACAAACACCACCCAGCCAGCGGTCGAACTCGACGGTAAAGACCTGCCAGCCCACTGCCCTAACCCGGCCATGCCGCTGTGGTCGTCGCATCCGCGCGTGTTCCTGGAGTTTGATAGCCACGGCGTGGCCAAGTGCCCCTACTGCGGCACCGCCTACACCCTGAAGCCAGGCGCCAGCGCCGGCCACCACTAA
- the moaC gene encoding cyclic pyranopterin monophosphate synthase MoaC: protein MTTPEQDAPAGALTHFDATGQAHMVDVGNKGDTRRSAVAAGTIRMQPATLTIIVKGNAKKGDVLGIARIAAIMGAKRTSDLIPLCHPLAITRVTVDFEIDEAASSVHCRAQVDTTGKTGVEMEALTSVQIGLLTIYDMCKAVDRGMVMTNVRVLEKHGGKSGDWTAAL, encoded by the coding sequence ATGACCACACCAGAGCAAGACGCGCCCGCCGGCGCACTGACCCACTTCGACGCCACCGGCCAAGCCCATATGGTCGACGTGGGAAACAAGGGGGACACGCGCCGCAGCGCCGTGGCGGCCGGCACCATCCGCATGCAGCCAGCCACCCTGACCATCATTGTCAAAGGCAACGCCAAGAAGGGCGACGTGCTGGGCATCGCCCGCATCGCCGCCATCATGGGCGCCAAGCGCACCAGCGACCTGATTCCGCTATGCCACCCTTTGGCGATCACGCGCGTGACGGTCGACTTCGAAATTGACGAAGCCGCCAGCAGCGTCCACTGCCGCGCCCAGGTCGACACGACAGGAAAAACCGGTGTGGAAATGGAAGCCCTCACATCAGTACAGATCGGTTTGCTGACCATCTACGACATGTGCAAGGCGGTCGACCGCGGCATGGTGATGACCAATGTAAGGGTGCTGGAAAAGCATGGCGGCAAGTCAGGCGACTGGACGGCCGCTTTGTAA
- the sucD gene encoding succinate--CoA ligase subunit alpha, with protein MSILINKDTKVVTQGITGKTGQFHTRGCRDYANGKAAFVAGVNPKKAGEDFEGIPIFANVTEAKKETGANVSVIYVPPAGAAAAIWEAVEAEMDLAICITEGIPVRDMMALKDRMAKSGSKTLLLGPNCPGLITPDEIKIGIMPGHIHKKGRIGVVSRSGTLTYEAVGQLTALGLGQSSAVGIGGDPINGLKHIDIMKMFNDDPDTDAVIMIGEIGGPDEANAAYWIKDNMKKPVVGFIAGVTAPPGKRMGHAGALISGGADTAQAKLEIMEACGITVTKNPSEMARLLKAML; from the coding sequence ATGTCCATTCTGATCAATAAAGATACCAAAGTCGTTACCCAAGGGATCACCGGCAAGACCGGCCAGTTCCACACCCGCGGTTGCCGCGACTACGCGAACGGCAAAGCTGCCTTCGTGGCAGGCGTGAACCCGAAGAAAGCCGGCGAAGATTTCGAAGGCATTCCTATTTTCGCCAACGTGACCGAAGCGAAAAAAGAAACCGGCGCCAACGTTTCCGTGATCTACGTGCCGCCAGCAGGCGCGGCCGCCGCGATCTGGGAAGCTGTCGAAGCTGAAATGGATCTGGCCATTTGCATCACCGAAGGCATTCCTGTCCGTGACATGATGGCCTTGAAAGACCGCATGGCCAAGTCGGGCAGCAAAACGCTGCTGCTGGGCCCTAACTGCCCAGGCCTGATCACGCCAGACGAAATCAAGATCGGCATCATGCCAGGTCACATCCATAAAAAGGGCCGTATCGGCGTGGTCTCGCGTTCGGGTACCCTGACCTATGAAGCAGTCGGTCAACTGACCGCACTGGGCCTGGGCCAATCGTCGGCAGTCGGCATCGGCGGCGACCCGATCAACGGCCTGAAGCACATCGACATCATGAAGATGTTCAATGATGATCCGGATACCGACGCGGTCATCATGATCGGCGAAATCGGCGGTCCTGACGAAGCCAATGCCGCTTATTGGATCAAGGACAACATGAAAAAACCGGTGGTCGGCTTTATCGCTGGCGTCACCGCCCCTCCAGGCAAGCGCATGGGCCACGCCGGCGCGCTGATCTCGGGCGGCGCCGACACGGCACAAGCCAAGCTGGAAATCATGGAAGCGTGCGGCATCACCGTCACCAAGAACCCGTCGGAAATGGCGCGTCTGCTGAAAGCCATGCTGTAA
- a CDS encoding class I SAM-dependent methyltransferase yields MSNWHAGYTAETAYTYGYYTELNPLRTQLLLLSWGVQPPKVSTACELGFGQGMTVNIHAAASGVRWYGTDFNPAQTAFAQELAEVSGNGAVLSEQSFQDFCTRSDLPDFDFIALHGIWSWISPENQAHIADFLARKLKPGGVLYISYNTQAGWAAMAPIRDLMEQHSRVMSAPGQDSLTRVGSALSFVNRMMETKPRYLQANPTIAVRLQQIGEQDRNYLSHEYFNHYWQPVSFSAIKPVLAAVKLEFAGSAAYPDHVAPLNLSPEHLAFLAQIPDATFRENTADFLVNRQFRQDYWIKGSRRLTAHEQSTALRAVRILLVAPIEHITMRVVGALGEADMEQAIYGPLLELLADYQIHTIGELQQRLPASVAELGNLLQMVLVLAHKACISTVQDDAAIALARPATARLNRHLLEKALGRTDLAALASPVTGGGIGVLHLQQLFLLARLEGHQGSDAWAAFAWQAFRALQQTVVRNGTVLTTDEENLAELAVHAESFLVNVLPILQALGVAD; encoded by the coding sequence ATGAGCAACTGGCATGCCGGCTACACGGCCGAAACCGCATACACCTACGGCTATTACACGGAATTGAACCCGCTGCGCACGCAGTTGCTGCTGCTGAGCTGGGGCGTACAGCCGCCCAAGGTCAGCACCGCATGTGAACTGGGGTTTGGCCAGGGCATGACCGTCAATATCCATGCCGCGGCGTCTGGCGTGCGCTGGTATGGCACCGATTTCAATCCGGCCCAGACCGCTTTTGCGCAGGAACTGGCCGAGGTCTCGGGCAATGGCGCCGTGCTGTCGGAACAATCGTTTCAGGACTTTTGCACCCGCAGCGACCTGCCCGACTTCGATTTCATCGCCCTGCACGGCATCTGGAGCTGGATCTCGCCGGAAAACCAGGCGCATATCGCCGATTTCCTGGCGCGCAAGCTCAAGCCGGGCGGCGTGCTGTACATCAGCTACAACACGCAGGCGGGCTGGGCGGCAATGGCACCGATCCGCGACCTGATGGAGCAGCACAGCCGCGTCATGAGCGCGCCGGGGCAGGATTCCCTGACGCGCGTGGGCAGCGCCCTGTCCTTCGTCAACCGCATGATGGAGACCAAGCCGCGCTACCTGCAGGCCAACCCCACCATCGCCGTGCGCCTGCAGCAGATCGGCGAGCAGGATCGCAATTACCTGTCGCACGAATATTTCAATCACTACTGGCAGCCGGTGTCGTTTTCGGCCATCAAGCCGGTGCTCGCTGCCGTCAAGCTCGAGTTTGCCGGCTCGGCCGCCTATCCCGATCATGTTGCGCCCCTCAATCTGTCGCCCGAACACCTGGCCTTCCTGGCGCAGATTCCGGATGCCACTTTCCGCGAGAACACCGCCGATTTCCTGGTCAACCGCCAGTTCCGCCAGGATTACTGGATCAAGGGCAGCCGCAGGCTGACCGCCCATGAACAGAGCACCGCACTGCGCGCCGTGCGCATCCTGCTGGTGGCGCCGATCGAGCACATCACCATGAGGGTGGTGGGCGCCCTGGGCGAGGCCGACATGGAGCAGGCCATCTATGGTCCGCTGCTGGAACTGCTGGCCGATTACCAGATCCATACCATCGGTGAACTGCAACAGCGTTTGCCTGCCAGCGTGGCCGAACTGGGCAATTTGCTGCAGATGGTGCTGGTGCTGGCGCATAAAGCCTGCATTTCAACGGTGCAGGATGACGCCGCGATCGCGCTGGCGCGGCCGGCCACGGCCAGGCTGAACCGGCACTTGCTGGAAAAGGCGCTGGGGCGTACCGACCTGGCCGCGCTGGCCAGTCCGGTGACCGGCGGGGGGATCGGTGTGTTGCATTTGCAACAGTTGTTCCTGCTGGCCAGGCTGGAAGGTCATCAGGGCAGCGACGCCTGGGCGGCATTTGCCTGGCAGGCTTTCCGCGCACTGCAGCAAACCGTGGTGCGCAATGGCACGGTGCTGACGACCGACGAGGAAAACCTGGCCGAACTGGCCGTGCATGCGGAAAGCTTCCTCGTCAACGTGCTGCCGATCCTGCAGGCACTGGGCGTGGCTGACTGA
- a CDS encoding DUF6713 family protein: MFYNRVILFIMKDIMARSYFWTMLCLILHQIDAAYWREWEMFYLPGGVQGFLAFNLAAIAVVLAGYRQVLLALPRARLYAGICGALGVATFLIHAGFALAGREQFHLPLSVAVIALCLGCGAWLLNELRLQSGRPVA, encoded by the coding sequence ATGTTTTACAATCGCGTCATCTTGTTTATCATGAAAGACATCATGGCGCGCAGCTATTTCTGGACCATGTTATGCCTGATCCTGCATCAGATCGACGCCGCCTACTGGCGTGAATGGGAAATGTTTTATTTGCCGGGCGGCGTGCAGGGCTTCCTGGCATTCAACCTGGCGGCCATCGCCGTGGTGCTGGCCGGCTACCGGCAGGTGCTGCTGGCCTTGCCGCGTGCGCGCCTGTACGCCGGCATCTGTGGCGCGCTGGGAGTGGCTACCTTTTTGATCCACGCCGGCTTTGCGCTGGCGGGGCGGGAACAGTTTCATTTGCCGCTGTCGGTGGCGGTCATCGCGCTGTGCCTGGGGTGTGGTGCGTGGCTGCTCAATGAGCTGCGTTTACAAAGCGGCCGTCCAGTCGCCTGA
- a CDS encoding pilin — MRAQSGFTLIELMIVVAIAGILAAVAIPQYSDYTMRAKVSNVLAAAAPLKTAVALCVQENGGEAGACSTSSEAAPSAIPAFSATREVASAAVLNGDITLTLANDLGTGLGGQTITMALRTGSSSLTWFNSTSITNTAAREAILRSNIPQAAASL, encoded by the coding sequence ATGCGCGCGCAGTCCGGATTTACCCTGATAGAACTGATGATCGTGGTGGCGATTGCCGGCATCCTGGCAGCCGTGGCGATTCCGCAATACAGCGACTACACGATGCGGGCCAAGGTCAGCAATGTGCTGGCGGCGGCCGCGCCGCTGAAGACGGCGGTGGCCTTGTGCGTGCAGGAAAATGGTGGCGAGGCCGGTGCCTGCAGCACCTCCAGCGAAGCGGCGCCCAGCGCGATTCCGGCCTTCAGCGCGACGCGCGAAGTGGCCAGCGCCGCCGTTCTCAATGGCGATATCACGCTAACGCTGGCCAATGACCTCGGTACGGGGCTTGGCGGCCAGACGATCACCATGGCATTGCGTACCGGCAGCAGCAGCCTGACCTGGTTCAACTCGACCAGCATCACCAATACGGCGGCCAGGGAAGCAATTTTGCGCAGCAATATACCGCAGGCGGCGGCGTCGCTGTAA
- a CDS encoding M48 family metalloprotease yields MISLRASALALLLAAPWTLAQEPKPGVYGAAAATPNKPESKWTPLPVAPAPNLPNLGDASRQDLSPAMERKVGEEIIRSIRGDRDYLDDAPLLEYMNTFGNALVAARPSVRGETSYDYFFFVVRDPQLNAFALPGGFIGVHSALLLAAQTEAELASVLSHEIGHVAQRHIARMLGQQRQDALMPLAAILLAALASRAGGDVAMGVFAAGQGLAIQRQLNFGRDAEREADRIGFQIMGEAGFDTTGMVAFFGRMQAASRSYSDLMPAYLQTHPLTTDRIADIQARIREQPYKQRADSLNFHLARARARVLQDESMQGLLNAKATFRTQLEQQSRFQVTAAHYGLAFVAIKQGKTLEAQAELDAANAALHKPAGPNVLTSGGTQGPNSLLAALALEVLLMPAQKPEVAPLAVKAADAARHQFPLSRGIAYQYAEALIADKQLDQATIYLRDQVQLYKEEPELYDLLAKAYSTQGKMALQHIALAESYVLQGATMAALDQLTIARKSTDATFYDQAVIDARERELQKKRREQLEAEKS; encoded by the coding sequence ATGATCTCCTTGCGCGCCAGTGCGCTGGCGTTGCTGCTGGCCGCGCCATGGACGCTGGCGCAGGAGCCCAAGCCTGGCGTGTATGGCGCCGCCGCCGCCACGCCAAACAAGCCCGAGAGCAAGTGGACGCCGCTGCCGGTGGCGCCCGCGCCGAATTTGCCCAATCTGGGCGACGCGTCGCGCCAGGATTTGTCGCCGGCGATGGAGCGCAAGGTTGGCGAAGAGATCATTCGCAGCATCCGCGGCGACCGCGATTATCTCGATGATGCGCCCTTGCTGGAATACATGAATACCTTCGGCAATGCGCTGGTGGCGGCGCGGCCCAGCGTGCGCGGCGAAACCAGCTACGACTATTTCTTTTTTGTCGTGCGCGATCCGCAACTCAATGCGTTTGCCTTGCCGGGCGGCTTTATCGGCGTGCATTCGGCCTTGTTGCTGGCGGCGCAGACCGAGGCGGAACTCGCTTCCGTGCTGTCGCACGAGATCGGCCATGTGGCGCAGCGCCATATCGCGCGCATGCTGGGCCAGCAGCGCCAGGACGCCTTGATGCCGCTGGCGGCGATTCTGCTGGCTGCGCTGGCGTCGCGCGCCGGGGGCGACGTGGCGATGGGCGTGTTTGCCGCCGGCCAGGGCCTGGCGATCCAGCGCCAGCTCAATTTTGGCCGCGACGCCGAGCGCGAGGCCGACCGCATCGGTTTCCAGATCATGGGCGAAGCCGGTTTCGACACCACCGGCATGGTGGCCTTCTTTGGCCGCATGCAGGCGGCCAGCCGTTCGTACAGCGATCTGATGCCGGCCTATCTGCAAACCCACCCTTTGACCACCGACCGCATCGCCGACATCCAGGCGCGCATCCGCGAGCAGCCGTACAAACAGCGGGCCGACAGCCTGAACTTCCACCTGGCGCGCGCGCGTGCCCGCGTGCTGCAGGATGAAAGCATGCAGGGTTTGCTGAACGCCAAAGCAACCTTCAGGACCCAGCTGGAACAGCAAAGCCGTTTCCAGGTGACGGCGGCCCACTATGGCCTGGCGTTTGTCGCCATCAAGCAGGGCAAGACGCTTGAGGCGCAGGCCGAACTCGATGCGGCCAACGCGGCCTTGCACAAGCCGGCCGGGCCGAACGTGCTGACGTCGGGCGGCACGCAGGGCCCCAATTCGCTGCTGGCGGCACTGGCGCTGGAAGTGCTGCTGATGCCGGCGCAAAAGCCGGAAGTGGCGCCCCTGGCGGTGAAGGCGGCCGATGCGGCGCGCCACCAGTTTCCGCTGTCGCGCGGGATTGCCTATCAGTATGCGGAAGCGCTGATCGCCGACAAGCAGCTCGACCAGGCGACCATCTACCTGCGCGACCAGGTGCAGCTCTACAAGGAAGAGCCGGAACTGTACGACTTGCTGGCCAAAGCTTATTCGACCCAGGGCAAGATGGCCTTGCAGCATATCGCGCTGGCCGAATCGTATGTGCTGCAGGGCGCCACCATGGCCGCGCTGGACCAGCTGACGATCGCCCGCAAGTCGACCGACGCCACCTTTTATGACCAGGCCGTGATCGACGCGCGCGAACGCGAGCTGCAGAAGAAGCGGCGCGAACAGCTGGAAGCGGAGAAGTCCTGA
- a CDS encoding DUF2946 family protein, with the protein MDELVKQALAKWPNVPHCYGWLGLDARGHWRMRDERAQQLQLPGDKLAHAALIGFINRNYDHDERGCWFFQNGPQRVYLNLEATPFIARSDPQHGFVLQTGAPLPAIDAAFLCDNGTLILQHGEIVAQLDDRDMAQVVGQLRLDGKAVSDEALLAWLDSGAGALTLLHGGQAIPVRPLAYAEVPQHFGYQRVPQPA; encoded by the coding sequence ATGGATGAACTCGTCAAACAGGCGCTGGCCAAATGGCCGAACGTACCGCATTGCTACGGCTGGCTGGGGCTGGACGCGCGCGGCCACTGGCGCATGCGCGACGAGCGCGCGCAGCAATTGCAGCTGCCCGGCGACAAACTGGCCCATGCGGCCCTGATCGGCTTTATCAACCGTAACTATGATCACGATGAACGCGGCTGCTGGTTTTTCCAGAACGGCCCGCAGCGCGTCTACCTGAACCTGGAAGCGACGCCGTTTATCGCGCGCAGCGACCCGCAGCACGGCTTTGTGCTGCAGACGGGCGCACCCTTGCCGGCCATCGATGCGGCGTTTCTATGCGACAACGGTACGCTGATCCTGCAACACGGCGAGATCGTCGCGCAACTCGACGACCGCGACATGGCGCAGGTGGTGGGACAGTTGCGCCTCGACGGCAAGGCAGTCAGCGACGAAGCCTTGCTGGCATGGCTGGACAGTGGCGCCGGCGCCTTGACCTTGCTGCATGGCGGCCAGGCGATCCCGGTGCGGCCGCTGGCGTACGCCGAAGTGCCACAGCACTTCGGTTACCAGAGAGTACCGCAGCCGGCCTGA
- a CDS encoding alpha/beta fold hydrolase translates to MNYRAPFWLPGGHLQTIVPATCLAKPAVAFRRERWQAPDGDFVDVDLVDGQPGLPFVVLFHGLEGSSNSHYARALMAQVAARGWSGAVPHFRGCSGEANQAPRFYHSGDAEEVDWVLRRLHARATGKFYAAGVSLGGNALLCWLGQSQHGADFVDAAAAVSAPLDLAQGGKALSSGANRLYTRMFLNTLKPKCLAKLEQFPGLFEREAMLAARDLHAFDNVVTAPLHGYRDADDYWHRASARHVLQDITVPTLVLNAQNDPFLPGQYLPRLASPAVTLDYPRHGGHVGFSNSSLDWLPRRLLQFFEQGSAAPPLAQSCQAGAITALKEVAEHG, encoded by the coding sequence ATGAACTACCGCGCGCCTTTCTGGTTGCCTGGCGGCCATCTGCAAACCATCGTGCCGGCCACCTGCCTGGCCAAGCCGGCGGTGGCGTTCCGGCGTGAACGCTGGCAGGCGCCCGACGGCGATTTCGTCGATGTCGACCTGGTCGACGGCCAGCCGGGCCTGCCCTTCGTGGTGCTGTTCCACGGGCTGGAGGGTTCATCGAACAGCCATTACGCGCGCGCCCTGATGGCGCAAGTGGCGGCGCGCGGCTGGTCGGGCGCGGTGCCGCATTTTCGCGGCTGCTCGGGCGAGGCCAACCAGGCGCCCCGCTTCTATCATTCGGGCGACGCCGAGGAAGTGGACTGGGTGCTGCGCCGTTTGCATGCCCGCGCGACAGGCAAATTTTACGCGGCCGGCGTCTCGCTGGGCGGCAACGCCCTGCTGTGCTGGCTGGGGCAGTCGCAGCATGGCGCCGATTTCGTCGACGCGGCCGCCGCCGTCTCGGCGCCGCTGGACCTGGCGCAAGGCGGCAAGGCCCTGTCCTCGGGCGCCAACCGTTTGTATACCCGCATGTTCCTGAACACCCTGAAACCGAAGTGCCTGGCCAAGCTGGAGCAGTTTCCCGGCCTGTTCGAGCGCGAAGCCATGCTGGCCGCGCGCGACCTGCACGCCTTCGACAATGTGGTGACGGCCCCGCTGCACGGCTACCGCGACGCCGACGACTACTGGCACCGCGCCAGCGCCAGGCATGTGTTGCAGGACATCACCGTGCCGACTTTGGTGCTGAACGCGCAGAATGATCCGTTTTTACCGGGGCAATATCTGCCGCGCCTGGCCTCGCCGGCCGTGACCCTGGATTATCCGCGCCACGGCGGCCATGTCGGCTTCAGCAATAGCAGCCTGGACTGGCTGCCGCGACGCTTGCTGCAGTTCTTCGAACAGGGCAGCGCGGCGCCACCGTTGGCGCAAAGCTGTCAGGCTGGCGCCATCACCGCTCTCAAGGAAGTTGCTGAACATGGATGA
- a CDS encoding DUF2889 domain-containing protein — protein MPLSTPVSRRALRHSRVIDVQAYLRDDGLWDIDARITDIKSFDATLASGPRPAGAPLHDLHLRITVDRELTIVEAEAASDSVPYPGFCDTIGPAYQALIGLNLLKNFRRDLKERLAGIAGCTHLTELAQVLPTAAVQAFAGDVWSTRDGANADLPHEKPFQLDKCHALRTDGGAVAQYYPRWVAKA, from the coding sequence ATGCCCCTGTCAACTCCCGTATCCCGGCGCGCCTTACGGCACTCCCGCGTTATCGACGTCCAAGCGTATCTGCGCGACGACGGCCTGTGGGATATCGACGCGCGCATCACCGACATCAAATCGTTCGACGCGACCCTGGCCTCCGGCCCCCGTCCCGCCGGCGCCCCCCTGCATGACCTCCATTTGCGCATTACCGTCGATCGCGAACTGACCATCGTCGAGGCCGAAGCCGCCTCCGATTCCGTTCCCTATCCCGGCTTTTGCGATACCATCGGCCCCGCTTACCAGGCGCTGATCGGTCTGAATCTATTGAAGAATTTCCGCCGCGACTTGAAAGAGCGCCTGGCGGGAATCGCCGGCTGTACCCATTTGACCGAACTGGCGCAAGTCTTGCCGACTGCGGCGGTTCAGGCATTTGCCGGTGATGTCTGGTCGACCCGTGACGGTGCGAATGCTGATTTGCCGCATGAAAAGCCGTTTCAACTCGACAAATGCCATGCCCTGCGCACCGATGGCGGGGCGGTTGCACAGTATTACCCGCGCTGGGTAGCCAAAGCGTGA